From a single Maylandia zebra isolate NMK-2024a linkage group LG3, Mzebra_GT3a, whole genome shotgun sequence genomic region:
- the LOC101465264 gene encoding tripartite motif-containing protein 16-like encodes MEQKGVQLNRETFSCSICLDLLKDPVTTACGHSYCRNCIKRFWDQEDRKGIHSCPQCRKTFTPRPVLEKNIVLAALVEQLKKTGLQAAPADHCYAGPEDVACDVCTGRKLKAIKSCLSCPASYCEKHLQPHYDAAPLKKHKLVAPSKKLQDNICSRHDEVMKIFCRTDQQSICYLCTVDEHKGHETVPAAAERTEKQKELEVRRLNIQQRIQEREKDVKLLQQEVEAINGSADKAVEDSEKMFTELIRLLQKRSSDVKQQVRSQQETEVSRVKELQEKLEQEIAELKRKDGELEQLSHTEDHNQFLHNYPSLSALSESTHSSSINIRPLSYFEDVTAAVSETRDKLQDILREEWTNISLTVTEVDVLLSPPEPKTRAGFLKYSQEITLDPNTANRYLLLSEGNRKIEVMTQKVSYSDHPDRFVYYWQVLSRESLTGRCYWEVEWRGKLVYVAVAYKNIRRAGRSDECKFGYNDKSWALRCEKDRCKFFHNNVQTVLSGPRSSRVGVYLDHRAGILSFYRVSETMTLLHRVQTTFTQPLYAGLWLYGDGDTAKFIKLK; translated from the coding sequence ATGGAGCAGAAAGGAGTTCAGCTGAACAGAGAAACCTTCTCTTGTTCCATCTGTTTGGATCTACTGAAGGATCCAGTGACTACAGcctgtggacacagctactgcaGGAACTGTATTAAACGTTTCTGGGATCAAGAGGACAGGAAGggaatccacagctgccctcagtgcagGAAAACTTTCACACCGAGGCCTGTCCTGGAGAAAAACATCGTGTTAGCAGCTTTAgtggagcagctgaagaagactggactccaagctgctccagctgatcactgctatgctggacctgaagatgtggcctgtgatgtctgcactgGGAGGAAGCTGAAAGCCATCAAGTCCTGTTTATCTTGTCCAGCCTCTTACTGTGAGAAACACCTCCAACCTCACTATGATGCAGCTccattaaagaaacacaagctggtggccccctccaagaagctccaggacaacatctgctctcgtcatgatgaggtgatgaagattttctgtcgtactgatcagcagagtatctgttatctctgcacagtggatgaacataaaggccaTGAAACAGtcccagctgcagcagaaaggactgAGAAGCAGAAGGAGCTCGAGGTGAGACGActaaacatccagcagagaatccaggagcgagagaaagatgtgaagctgcttcaacaggaggtggaggccatcaatGGCTCTGCTGATAAAGCAGTGGAGGACAGTGAGAAGATGTTCACTGAGCTGATCCGTCTCCtccagaaaagaagctctgatgtgaagcagcaggtcagatcccagcaggaaactgaagtgagtcgagtcaaagagcttcaggagaagctggagcaggagatcgctgagctgaagaggaaagacggcgagctggagcagctctcacacacagaggatcacaaccagtttctacacaactacccctcactgtcagcactcagtgagtctacacactcatccagcatcaatattcgtcctctgagctactttgaggatgtgacagcagctgtgtcagagaccagagataaactacaggacattctgagagaggaatggacaaacatctcactgacagtcactgaagtggatgttttactgtcaccaccagagccaaagaccagagctggattcttaaaatattcacaagaaatcacactggatccaaacacagcaaacagatATCTGCTATTATCTGAGGGGAACAGAAAAATAGAAGTAATGACACAGAAAGTGTCTtattctgatcatccagacagattcgtATATTATTGGCAGGTCCTGAGTAGAGAGAGTCTGACTGGacgttgttactgggaggtggagtggagaggAAAACTGGTTTATGTAGCAGTTGCATACAAGAATATCAGAAGAGCAGGGCGCTCAGATGAATGCAAATTTGGATACAATGACAAATCTTGGGCATTACGTTGTGAAAAGGACAGATGTAAATTTTTCCACAATAATGTCCAAACTGTCCTCTCAGGTCCTCGGTCCTCCAGAGTaggagtgtacctggatcacagagcaggtattctgtctttctacagagtctctgaaaccatgactctcctccacagagtccagaccacattcactcagccgctctaTGCTGGACTTTGGCTTTATGGAGATGGAGACACTGCAAAATTTATTAAACTGAAGTAG